The Caballeronia sp. SL2Y3 genomic sequence ACTTGTTCGACGTGCTGGAGACGATCGCGCCGCAATTCCGGCGAATGGTCGAGGAATACGAGGCGCCTGCCGGAGCTGTTTGCGATGCGGTGCGCATCACGGTTCCGCGCGCTTCCAGAAACGTGCTTGCCCCGCAGGTCTTGTCGGTCAGCTTGCTCAAGCTCGACGAGAACCACCTGATGGCAATGGTGAGCGATGTCACGCTGGAGTCGCAGCGCGAGCAGTCCATGCTGGACAAGAAGCTCGGCGAGGCCGCACGCCGCGACAAGCTCACCATGATGCCGAACCGCACCTCGATCTGCGAGTTCATTCAGGGTGGCATGCACCATCGGAATCCGGACGCGCGCCGCGGTCTCAGTGTGCTATTCATCAATTGCGATCGCTTCAAGCAGATCAACGACTCTCTCGGTCACGCCACGGGCGACGAGGTTTTGGCAGAGGTCGCCAATCGATTGATGACGACATTGGGTCTACCCGATTCTCAGAACGGCCAGCATGACAGCGGCCTGCTCGCGGGTCGGCTCGGGGGCGATGAGTTCGTCGTGGTGATCGGCGAGGCGCGATCCGAATCGGACGTTCTCTCGCTTGCGGATCGGCTGCTCAGTGTGTTGAGCGAGCCGTACCGGATCGCTGGCCAACAATTGCACCTTGGCGTCAGCATCGGGATCGTTCACTCGGCGACGTCGAGCGCGCACCCCGATGCGATACTTCAAGACGCGAGCATCGCGATGGTGGAAGCCAAACGTCGCGGCGGAGCGCGGCATGTGAGCTTCGAACCTTCCATGCACGAGCGCGCTGCGCGTCGAGCGCAGATGGAGAATGACCTGCGTCGCGCGATCGCGAATCAGGAACTGTTCGTCGTCTATCAACCGGTCGTCATGCTTGCGCCGACTCCGGACCGCTGGTCGTTCCCGCCACATGCCGCCGCTGTCGAAGCACTGGTGCGGTGGCGTCACCCGGACAGGGGCATCGTGCCGCCGGTCGAATTCATCGGCGTCGCGGAGGAATGCGGCTTGATCGGCGCATTGGGCGAATACGTGCTCGATACCGCGTGCCGCCAGTTCGTCGCATGGAAGAATGAGCTGGGGCGCCTGGCCCCGCGCCTGCTGGCGGTCAACCTGTCTCGCGCCCAACTGACCGACGAGGGATTCGTCGCCTATGTTTCGCGTACGCTGCGAGCGAGCGGCATGAGTGCGCACGAGCTGCAACTCGAAGTGACAGAGAGCCTCGCTGCGCAGGATGAATCCGTGCAGGCCACGTTGCAACAACTCAAGTCGCTTGGGCTCACCCTGGCGCTCGACGACTTCGGGACGGGTTATTCGTCGCTATCGAGTCTGCACCAGCTGCCCGTGGCTACCGTCAAGATAGATCGCTCGTTCGTGAGCCAGGCAGTGCAGAGCGCGCATCATCGCGTACTGATCGAAGCAACGGTTCGCGTGGCGGCGAGCCTGAACATGAGCACCGTTGCGGAGGGAGTGGAAAGCGAGGCGCAGGCATCCGTGGTCCGCTCGCTCGGTTGTGAAAAAGGCCAGGGCTATCTGTTCAGCAAGCCGGTTGTGTCGGAGGATCTCGTCAGGTGGTTGAAGAGCAATGACGCGTGAGGGACCTGGGAGATTGTCTGCAACGACGGTTGGCTCACGCGGACAATCAGGTAACGTATCGCTGTGTCTGTCCAAACAGGTCCATCAATGCTCGTTCGCCAGCTCACTCCATCCGACGCGTCGTCATTCGTCTCTTTGCGGCTAGCCGGACTGAAGGAGTGTCCTGCCTCGTTCGCTTCCAGCTATGAAGAAGAAGCGGGCCGCTCGCTGCATGACGTCGAAAGACAACTGGCGGCGGTGAGAGGCCAATGCGTGTTCGGCTCTTTCGATGGAGCCCGCCTCGTCGGCGTCGCGGGCCTCGGACGTGAGCACCCGCGAAAGCTGAGTCACAAGGCGTTTGTCTGGGGCGTCTATGTCGCGCCGGACATGAGAGGCCGGGGCGTCAGCAGAGCGCTCATCGTCGCACTCATCGAGTTTGCGCAACTCGAGCCTGATATCACGCAAATCAATCTGACTGTGAACGCGAACAACGAGCTCGCAACCCGGCTTTACAAGTCGTTGGGCTTCGAACCCTTCGGCCTGGAGCGGAACTCGTTGTTTGTGGACGGTCGCTTCCACGACGAGGTACACATGTCGCTGAAGATCGATCGCCGGACCGCGTCATAGGACGGCGCAGAACGCTGCGGGATTCGCTCGACGCCGGAATGCAGCGGCAATCC encodes the following:
- a CDS encoding GNAT family N-acetyltransferase codes for the protein MLVRQLTPSDASSFVSLRLAGLKECPASFASSYEEEAGRSLHDVERQLAAVRGQCVFGSFDGARLVGVAGLGREHPRKLSHKAFVWGVYVAPDMRGRGVSRALIVALIEFAQLEPDITQINLTVNANNELATRLYKSLGFEPFGLERNSLFVDGRFHDEVHMSLKIDRRTAS
- a CDS encoding bifunctional diguanylate cyclase/phosphodiesterase, which encodes MRMSENRCNGVAVSRHESQHSVTSRGATSEEARCEQPAKEAVKSSADSVSANEALMEFLYRAPIGLLQISALGMIEMINPMSARLLMPLSPDGNLVNLFDVLETIAPQFRRMVEEYEAPAGAVCDAVRITVPRASRNVLAPQVLSVSLLKLDENHLMAMVSDVTLESQREQSMLDKKLGEAARRDKLTMMPNRTSICEFIQGGMHHRNPDARRGLSVLFINCDRFKQINDSLGHATGDEVLAEVANRLMTTLGLPDSQNGQHDSGLLAGRLGGDEFVVVIGEARSESDVLSLADRLLSVLSEPYRIAGQQLHLGVSIGIVHSATSSAHPDAILQDASIAMVEAKRRGGARHVSFEPSMHERAARRAQMENDLRRAIANQELFVVYQPVVMLAPTPDRWSFPPHAAAVEALVRWRHPDRGIVPPVEFIGVAEECGLIGALGEYVLDTACRQFVAWKNELGRLAPRLLAVNLSRAQLTDEGFVAYVSRTLRASGMSAHELQLEVTESLAAQDESVQATLQQLKSLGLTLALDDFGTGYSSLSSLHQLPVATVKIDRSFVSQAVQSAHHRVLIEATVRVAASLNMSTVAEGVESEAQASVVRSLGCEKGQGYLFSKPVVSEDLVRWLKSNDA